The following coding sequences lie in one Campylobacter concisus genomic window:
- a CDS encoding peptidoglycan-binding protein, translated as MKLSSSLLSVGLGVLLLSGCATGNNNGVTGSAAGSNNKNANTKIEKCSSTLGTLAFYEDQNSDWYSYLTHNYKLTSTIPVLRLLAQQTGCFVIVERGAMMDNMMQERALDRSGELRGGSGFGKGKMVAADYTIRPEIFFSNEDTGGAGALVEALFGSVAGAIAGGFSTKETQTTLVLIENRSGVQLAAAIGSASSTDFFGMGGGAGASLGAGLGVYSRTPEGKTLVNAFLDSMNQLVIALKDYKAQNVKGGLGKGGSLKVGE; from the coding sequence ATGAAGTTAAGTTCATCTTTACTAAGTGTAGGCCTTGGAGTTTTACTTTTAAGCGGTTGCGCAACTGGCAACAACAATGGCGTAACTGGCAGTGCTGCTGGTAGCAACAATAAAAACGCTAACACAAAAATAGAAAAGTGTAGTAGCACTCTTGGAACACTTGCGTTTTATGAAGACCAAAATTCTGATTGGTATTCATATTTAACACACAACTACAAGCTCACATCGACTATTCCGGTTTTGCGTCTTCTTGCGCAACAAACTGGTTGTTTTGTTATAGTTGAACGTGGCGCTATGATGGATAATATGATGCAAGAGCGTGCACTTGATAGATCAGGCGAACTACGTGGTGGTTCCGGCTTTGGTAAAGGTAAAATGGTAGCAGCTGATTATACTATTCGCCCTGAAATTTTCTTTAGCAACGAAGATACAGGCGGAGCAGGTGCTCTTGTTGAAGCACTTTTTGGTAGTGTAGCAGGTGCTATAGCTGGTGGTTTTTCAACAAAAGAGACACAAACCACATTGGTTCTTATAGAAAATCGTTCAGGTGTTCAATTAGCGGCAGCTATTGGCTCGGCTTCTAGCACTGACTTCTTTGGCATGGGTGGCGGTGCTGGCGCTTCTCTTGGTGCTGGACTTGGCGTATATTCAAGAACACCTGAGGGAAAAACACTTGTAAATGCTTTCCTTGATTCGATGAATCAATTAGTTATCGCCCTAAAAGACTACAAAGCACAAAATGTAAAAGGCGGTCTTGGCAAAGGCGGAAGTTTAAAAGTAGGAGAATAA